The following proteins come from a genomic window of Dongia rigui:
- a CDS encoding ATP-binding protein produces the protein MSRRLIPDSILAWLLLILFTGVLASQAVTVLLHNLNRNEVLLRLEDQRAAERIAALAVFLDHTSPPLRHGVAEAMSGPSLDVRMSNRPLVATTEAPRELAPLAAAIADRLKGVNWREIRVGTGQPGEKERANDLVPMRVAIGLFDGSWLNFEFLMVASLPWASPQFLGLTAGSVVAVLGLCLYALLRLMRPLERLTRAAESLGRSGTTQPLPESGVGEVRRAASAFNKMQARISRLIEDRLQMIAAISHDLKTPITRLRLRAELMDDEEMRGKLLKDLDEMEAMIGSTLAFAREEGNPEPARSIDLRALVKEAGEHQPAMRLGIAGTGPWEVVAQPLALKRAVANLIDNAVKYGSDATVNLARGQDADGHPRFEIRIDDRGPGIPAAEMDRVFRPFYRIEGSRNRDSGGTGLGLAIARSAVLAQGGEIDLHNRMAPDGTIAGLTARVLLPA, from the coding sequence ATGAGCCGCCGCCTCATCCCCGACAGCATCCTCGCCTGGCTGCTGCTGATCCTCTTCACCGGCGTGCTGGCGAGCCAGGCCGTCACGGTTCTGCTCCACAACCTCAACCGCAACGAGGTTCTGCTCCGTCTCGAAGACCAGCGCGCGGCCGAGCGCATCGCCGCCTTGGCCGTGTTCCTTGATCACACATCGCCACCCTTGCGGCACGGCGTCGCCGAGGCGATGAGCGGTCCGTCGCTCGATGTGCGCATGTCCAATCGTCCGCTGGTGGCTACCACCGAGGCGCCGCGCGAACTGGCACCGCTCGCCGCCGCCATCGCCGATCGCCTCAAAGGCGTCAATTGGCGCGAGATCCGCGTCGGCACCGGCCAGCCCGGCGAGAAGGAACGGGCCAATGACCTGGTTCCCATGCGGGTGGCCATCGGCCTTTTCGATGGCTCGTGGCTCAATTTCGAATTCCTGATGGTGGCGAGCCTCCCATGGGCGTCGCCCCAGTTCCTGGGCCTTACCGCGGGATCGGTCGTCGCCGTCCTGGGTCTTTGCCTCTATGCGCTGCTACGCCTGATGCGGCCATTGGAGCGGCTCACCCGCGCTGCCGAATCGCTCGGTCGATCGGGTACCACGCAGCCGCTGCCGGAATCCGGCGTCGGCGAGGTGCGCCGCGCCGCCAGCGCCTTCAACAAGATGCAGGCCCGCATCAGCCGCCTCATCGAAGACCGGCTGCAGATGATTGCCGCGATCTCGCACGATCTTAAAACACCCATCACGCGGCTGCGCTTGCGCGCCGAGCTGATGGATGACGAGGAGATGCGGGGCAAGCTCCTCAAAGACCTCGACGAGATGGAGGCGATGATCGGCTCCACCCTCGCTTTCGCCCGCGAAGAGGGAAACCCCGAGCCTGCCCGCAGCATCGATCTGCGCGCGCTTGTGAAGGAGGCCGGCGAACATCAGCCGGCCATGCGCCTGGGCATCGCCGGCACCGGCCCCTGGGAGGTCGTGGCACAACCCTTGGCCCTGAAACGGGCGGTCGCCAATCTCATCGATAACGCCGTCAAATACGGCAGCGACGCCACAGTGAACCTTGCACGTGGGCAGGATGCCGACGGCCACCCCCGGTTCGAAATCCGCATCGATGATCGCGGCCCCGGCATTCCTGCGGCTGAGATGGACCGGGTCTTCCGTCCCTTCTATCGCATCGAAGGGTCCCGCAACCGCGATTCCGGCGGCACGGGTCTGGGTCTTGCCATTGCCCGCAGCGCCGTCCTCGCCCAAGGCGGGGAGATCGACTTACACAATCGTATGGCGCCCGACGGCACCATTGCCGGCCTGACCGCCCGCGTTTTGTTACCAGCTTGA
- a CDS encoding GAF domain-containing sensor histidine kinase: protein MASSTELIELMAERRQEETLKDAEQRILRAIVEDVPLCDILDLACRALESVLSEALCSVLLLSPDGKHLVHGAAPHLPTEYSAAIDGAPIGPAVGSCGTAAYTGEMVVVEDIETDPLWADYKQIAMPHGLRACWSIPLKSKGGAVLGTFATYHRTTYRPSQRELDIAWRLAASAAIAIQRKLLDEALIAEKEKAEAGSRAKSEFLANMSHELRTPLNAILGFSEAIDRLLLDPEKTREYARDIHRSGRQLLELINDLLDVGRIESGTAKLNRQRFHLGSNLAEQIDLVRHAFPDAAPIYINIGPECPDLLVDTRSFRQVILNIVGNAAKFTPADGRIDIAADCTGPGLRLTVTDTGPGIPPEIMRDLGQPFRSGEAAYSRKYGGSGLGLYISRKLIQGHNGSLDVTSEVGQGTRITISLPENAVLRAGAHSPG, encoded by the coding sequence ATGGCGTCGAGTACCGAGCTCATCGAGCTGATGGCGGAACGCAGGCAGGAAGAAACGCTGAAGGACGCCGAACAGCGCATCCTGCGGGCGATCGTTGAAGACGTGCCCCTGTGCGATATCCTGGACCTCGCCTGCCGTGCGCTGGAAAGTGTGCTGAGCGAGGCACTCTGTTCTGTCCTGCTGCTTTCACCCGACGGCAAACATCTGGTCCATGGCGCGGCCCCGCATCTGCCCACGGAATATTCGGCGGCGATCGACGGCGCCCCCATCGGGCCCGCCGTCGGCTCCTGCGGGACCGCGGCCTATACCGGCGAGATGGTGGTGGTCGAAGATATCGAGACCGACCCACTCTGGGCTGATTACAAGCAGATTGCGATGCCGCATGGCCTGCGCGCCTGCTGGTCGATCCCGCTGAAGTCGAAAGGCGGCGCGGTCCTTGGCACCTTTGCCACCTATCACCGCACAACCTATCGCCCGAGCCAGCGCGAACTCGACATCGCCTGGCGCCTCGCCGCCTCCGCCGCCATCGCCATCCAGCGCAAGCTGCTCGACGAAGCCTTGATCGCCGAAAAGGAAAAGGCCGAAGCGGGAAGCCGGGCGAAGTCGGAATTCCTGGCCAATATGAGCCATGAGCTGCGCACGCCGTTGAATGCCATCTTGGGCTTTTCCGAAGCAATCGATCGCCTGCTGCTGGATCCGGAAAAGACGCGCGAATATGCCCGCGACATTCATCGCAGCGGGCGACAGCTGCTGGAACTGATCAACGATCTGCTCGATGTCGGCCGCATCGAGTCTGGGACCGCCAAGCTCAACCGCCAGCGTTTCCATCTCGGCAGCAATCTGGCCGAGCAGATCGATCTGGTGCGCCACGCCTTTCCCGACGCGGCCCCGATCTATATCAACATCGGGCCGGAATGCCCCGACCTGCTGGTCGACACGCGCAGCTTCCGCCAGGTCATCCTCAACATCGTCGGCAATGCGGCAAAGTTCACACCGGCCGATGGCCGCATCGATATTGCCGCCGATTGCACAGGCCCGGGTCTGCGTCTCACCGTCACCGATACCGGCCCCGGCATCCCGCCGGAAATCATGCGCGATCTCGGCCAACCCTTCCGCTCGGGCGAAGCCGCTTATAGCCGCAAATATGGCGGCAGCGGCCTGGGGCTCTATATCAGCCGCAAGCTGATCCAGGGCCACAATGGTTCGCTGGATGTGACAAGCGAAGTGGGCCAGGGCACGCGCATCACCATCAGCCTGCCGGAGAATGCCGTGCTGCGCGCCGGGGCGCACAGCCCCGGTTGA
- a CDS encoding cyclopropane-fatty-acyl-phospholipid synthase family protein, with the protein MLFARLLQAGIRQGHIAVIDHQGRRQDFGSGAPSVTLRLHDPALNWSLGLSPWLKVGEAYMDGRLTIEDGSLYDFIDIAMRNTEGLSSLQSQKVFKVINRCLRWWHQRNPVGAAQQHVAHHYDLSRKLFELFLDDSMQYSCAYFATPTLTLAEAQQAKMRHIASKLILQPGQKLLDIGCGWGGLGIYLAKTAGVHVTGVTLSKEQHEIACARVKAAGLEGQVDFKLQDYRLEPGRFDRIVSVGMFEHVGLKHFPEFFAKIEELLVPGGVALLHAIGRRDGPGHTNPWLRKYIFPGGYSPALSEVLPVVEETGLWVTDIEILRLHYAETLKHWRANFEQNRAAIQALYDERFCRMWEFYLVGSELSFRHDYNMVFQMQLSRGIAAVPITRDYMFDWERAEAARPKTKMIWSNGQAAE; encoded by the coding sequence ATGCTTTTTGCCAGACTCTTGCAGGCCGGGATCCGACAGGGACATATCGCGGTCATCGATCATCAGGGCAGGCGCCAGGATTTCGGCAGCGGTGCGCCCTCCGTCACCTTGCGTCTGCACGATCCGGCCTTGAACTGGAGCCTGGGCCTCAGCCCGTGGCTCAAGGTCGGCGAAGCTTACATGGACGGCCGCCTGACGATCGAGGATGGGTCGCTCTACGACTTCATCGACATCGCCATGCGCAACACCGAGGGGCTGAGCAGCCTGCAGTCGCAGAAGGTGTTCAAGGTCATCAATCGCTGCTTACGCTGGTGGCATCAGCGCAATCCAGTCGGTGCGGCACAGCAGCATGTTGCCCATCATTATGATCTCAGCCGCAAGCTGTTCGAGCTCTTCCTTGACGACAGCATGCAGTATTCCTGCGCCTATTTTGCCACGCCAACGCTGACATTGGCGGAAGCACAGCAGGCCAAGATGCGCCACATCGCGTCGAAATTGATCCTGCAGCCGGGCCAAAAGCTGCTCGATATCGGCTGTGGCTGGGGCGGGCTTGGCATCTATCTTGCCAAGACGGCCGGCGTCCATGTGACGGGTGTGACACTCTCGAAGGAGCAACATGAAATCGCCTGCGCCCGTGTGAAGGCCGCCGGCCTCGAGGGCCAGGTCGACTTCAAACTGCAGGACTATCGACTGGAACCGGGGCGGTTCGACCGCATCGTCTCGGTCGGCATGTTCGAGCATGTGGGTCTCAAGCACTTCCCGGAATTCTTCGCCAAGATTGAGGAATTGCTGGTGCCGGGCGGTGTCGCCCTTTTACACGCGATCGGCCGGCGCGATGGGCCGGGTCATACAAACCCCTGGTTGAGAAAGTATATTTTCCCAGGGGGGTATTCGCCGGCGCTATCTGAAGTCCTGCCGGTGGTCGAGGAGACGGGGCTGTGGGTGACCGATATCGAGATCCTGCGCCTCCATTATGCCGAGACGCTGAAGCATTGGCGGGCGAATTTCGAACAGAACCGAGCTGCCATCCAAGCGCTTTACGACGAGCGTTTCTGCCGCATGTGGGAGTTCTATCTGGTGGGCAGCGAATTGTCGTTCCGCCACGATTACAACATGGTGTTCCAGATGCAGCTGTCGCGCGGCATCGCGGCGGTGCCGATCACGCGCGACTACATGTTCGACTGGGAGCGCGCCGAAGCGGCACGGCCGAAGACCAAGATGATCTGGAGCAACGGCCAGGCCGCCGAGTGA
- the queG gene encoding tRNA epoxyqueuosine(34) reductase QueG, whose protein sequence is MNAADIKAAIRAQALAAGFDAVGFAPAQLAPEAKGRLQEFLNAGRHGDMGWMVEKADRRGDPQTLWPAARSVVVLGLNYGPDQDPLSILAARDRAAISVYARHRDYHDVVKKRLKQLGRWIAATYGCEIKVFVDTAPVMEKPLAAQGGIGWQGKHTNLVSRAFGSWLFLGEIYLALDVEPDAAEVDHCGACQRCLDVCPTAAFPAPYQLDARRCISYLTIEHAGPIPLEFRPLMGNRIYGCDDCLSVCPWNKFAQATPHAPLVAREDLTAPRLAALAALDDAAFRALFSGSPVKRIGRDRFLRNVLIAIGNSAAAELLPAIEVLLSDPAPIVRGAAVWALSRLDPGNFAARQILALREEFHPDVRSEWTAGIPISTL, encoded by the coding sequence ATGAATGCGGCGGACATCAAAGCCGCCATTCGCGCGCAGGCGTTGGCGGCGGGATTCGATGCCGTTGGTTTTGCGCCGGCGCAGCTTGCACCCGAGGCCAAGGGGCGACTGCAGGAATTTCTGAACGCCGGCCGCCATGGCGACATGGGCTGGATGGTGGAGAAGGCCGATCGCCGCGGTGATCCGCAGACCCTGTGGCCGGCGGCGCGGAGCGTTGTCGTCCTCGGCCTCAATTATGGGCCCGATCAGGATCCGCTCAGCATCCTCGCGGCACGCGACCGGGCGGCGATCTCGGTCTATGCGCGCCATCGCGATTACCATGACGTGGTGAAGAAGCGCCTGAAACAATTGGGGCGCTGGATTGCCGCGACCTATGGCTGCGAGATCAAGGTCTTTGTCGATACGGCGCCGGTGATGGAGAAACCTCTCGCCGCGCAAGGTGGCATCGGCTGGCAGGGGAAGCATACCAATCTGGTTTCTCGCGCTTTCGGCTCGTGGCTGTTCCTCGGCGAAATCTATCTGGCGCTCGATGTTGAGCCAGATGCGGCGGAAGTGGATCATTGCGGGGCGTGCCAGCGCTGTCTCGATGTCTGTCCGACCGCGGCCTTCCCGGCGCCGTATCAGCTCGACGCGCGGCGCTGCATTTCCTATCTCACCATCGAGCATGCGGGGCCGATCCCGCTTGAGTTTCGGCCGCTGATGGGAAACCGCATTTATGGCTGCGACGATTGCCTCAGCGTCTGTCCGTGGAACAAGTTCGCGCAGGCAACGCCGCACGCGCCGCTCGTCGCCCGCGAGGATCTGACGGCACCACGCCTTGCGGCCCTTGCAGCGTTGGACGATGCTGCCTTTCGCGCCTTGTTCTCCGGCTCGCCGGTGAAGCGGATCGGCCGCGACCGCTTCCTGCGCAACGTCCTCATCGCCATCGGCAACAGCGCTGCTGCGGAACTTTTGCCAGCCATTGAGGTTCTGCTGTCAGATCCGGCGCCCATCGTCCGCGGGGCCGCGGTCTGGGCGCTCTCGCGTCTCGACCCGGGCAATTTCGCGGCCCGTCAAATACTTGCCTTGCGCGAAGAATTCCATCCTGACGTGCGGTCAGAATGGACCGCCGGGATACCCATTTCTACATTGTAG
- the queF gene encoding preQ(1) synthase: protein MAKKAAYADLTQLGAKVETAASPELAVLERVPNPHPGTIYVARYTAPEFTCLCPVTGQPDFAHLVIDYVPDKWLVESKSLKLYLTAFRNHGGFHEGTTIDIAKKFIRVAKPKWLRIGGYWYPRGGIPIDVFFEHGKRPKDFVIPDQAVPPYRGRG from the coding sequence ATGGCCAAGAAAGCAGCTTATGCCGATTTGACGCAGCTCGGCGCCAAGGTCGAGACGGCGGCCTCGCCCGAGCTCGCGGTGCTGGAGCGGGTGCCCAATCCGCATCCGGGCACCATCTATGTCGCGCGCTATACGGCGCCGGAATTCACCTGCCTCTGCCCCGTGACCGGCCAGCCGGATTTTGCGCATCTCGTCATCGACTATGTGCCGGACAAGTGGCTGGTTGAATCGAAATCGCTGAAGCTCTATCTGACCGCGTTCCGCAACCACGGCGGTTTCCACGAAGGCACCACCATCGATATCGCCAAGAAGTTCATCCGTGTCGCCAAGCCCAAATGGCTGCGCATCGGCGGCTATTGGTATCCGCGGGGTGGCATTCCCATCGACGTCTTCTTCGAACACGGCAAGCGCCCCAAGGATTTCGTCATCCCCGACCAGGCCGTGCCGCCATACCGGGGCCGTGGATAA
- the tgt gene encoding tRNA guanosine(34) transglycosylase Tgt — translation MSGKFDLITTDGKARRGRIHTAHGIVNTPAFMPVGTAGTVKAMLPESVKATGAEIVLGNTYHLMLRPGAERVASFGGLHKFMNWPGPILTDSGGFQAMSLSDLRKINENGCEFRSHIDGSKHMLTPERSIEIQDLLDSNITMVLDECTAFPATPDEAASSMRRSMRWAERCRKAFRDRDGYLLFGIVQGGIYPHLREESAKALIDIGFDGYAIGGLAIGEGQQQMFSVLDYTPDFLPADRPRYLMGVGKPSDLVGSVARGIDMFDCVMPTRSGRTGLAHTRYGDLNMRNARHATDDRPIDPLCTCPACTSYVRGYIHHLMKTKEILGAMLLTWHNLHYYQELMQGMRHAIEQGGLAAFTDDFHRQQALGDIPN, via the coding sequence ATGAGCGGCAAGTTCGACCTCATCACCACCGACGGCAAGGCACGGCGCGGGCGCATCCACACGGCGCACGGCATCGTCAACACGCCGGCCTTCATGCCGGTCGGCACCGCCGGCACGGTCAAGGCGATGCTGCCGGAATCGGTGAAGGCGACGGGCGCCGAGATCGTGCTCGGCAACACCTATCATCTGATGCTGCGCCCGGGGGCCGAGCGCGTGGCCTCATTCGGTGGCTTGCATAAATTCATGAACTGGCCGGGGCCGATCCTCACCGATAGCGGCGGCTTCCAGGCGATGAGCCTTTCCGACTTGCGCAAGATCAACGAGAACGGTTGCGAGTTCCGCTCGCATATCGACGGCTCGAAGCACATGCTGACACCCGAGCGCTCGATCGAGATCCAGGATCTCCTCGATTCCAACATCACCATGGTGCTCGATGAATGCACCGCCTTTCCGGCGACACCCGATGAGGCGGCGTCCTCGATGCGCCGCTCGATGCGCTGGGCGGAACGTTGCCGCAAGGCTTTTCGCGACCGCGACGGCTATCTGCTGTTCGGCATCGTGCAGGGCGGCATCTATCCGCATTTGCGCGAGGAATCGGCGAAAGCGCTGATCGATATCGGCTTCGATGGCTACGCGATCGGTGGTTTGGCGATCGGCGAAGGCCAGCAGCAGATGTTCAGCGTGCTGGACTACACCCCCGATTTCCTGCCCGCAGATCGCCCGCGCTATTTGATGGGTGTGGGCAAGCCCAGCGATCTGGTGGGATCGGTCGCGCGTGGCATCGATATGTTCGATTGCGTGATGCCGACGCGCTCCGGCCGCACCGGCCTCGCCCACACGCGCTATGGCGATCTCAACATGCGCAATGCGCGGCATGCGACCGATGACCGGCCGATCGATCCTTTGTGCACGTGTCCTGCCTGCACATCCTATGTGCGCGGCTATATTCACCACCTGATGAAGACCAAGGAGATCCTGGGCGCGATGCTGCTCACCTGGCACAATCTCCATTACTATCAGGAACTGATGCAGGGAATGCGGCACGCCATCGAACAAGGCGGTCTTGCCGCCTTCACCGATGACTTCCATCGCCAACAGGCGCTGGGCGATATCCCGAACTGA
- the queA gene encoding tRNA preQ1(34) S-adenosylmethionine ribosyltransferase-isomerase QueA yields MRLSDFDFDLPPDRIALHPLEPREAARLLHVQEGGFSDRIVRDLPDLLREGDVLVSNDTKVIPAQLEGRRGEARIEVTLLTQIPGENTVNWWAFARPGKKLRLGERVEFAPDFAATVREKADDGQIRLDFGMDEPTFRAGLARHGWMPLPPYIRKSRAVERRDDTDYQTIFATREGAVAAPTAGLHFTPDLLARLKAKGVEQQRVTLHVGAGTFLPVKVDDVSQHKMHAEYGEIVPETAAAINRAKAEGRRVIAIGTTSLRLLESAAQDGRLLPFAASTDIFITPGFRFQIADMLMTNFHLPKSTLFMLVCAFAGEARMKAAYEHAIGSGYRFFSYGDASLLERAS; encoded by the coding sequence ATGCGCCTCTCCGATTTCGACTTCGACCTGCCCCCTGACCGCATCGCCCTCCATCCCCTGGAGCCGCGCGAGGCGGCGCGGTTGCTTCATGTCCAAGAGGGCGGGTTTTCCGACAGGATCGTGCGCGATCTCCCCGATCTGCTTAGGGAAGGTGACGTTTTGGTCTCGAACGACACCAAGGTCATCCCGGCTCAGCTGGAGGGCAGGCGCGGCGAAGCGCGGATCGAGGTGACCTTGCTCACCCAAATTCCGGGAGAAAACACGGTTAACTGGTGGGCCTTCGCCCGGCCGGGCAAGAAATTGCGGCTGGGTGAGCGCGTCGAATTCGCGCCCGATTTTGCAGCGACTGTGCGGGAAAAGGCCGATGACGGCCAAATCCGCCTCGATTTCGGCATGGATGAGCCGACCTTCCGCGCCGGCCTGGCCCGCCATGGCTGGATGCCGCTGCCCCCCTATATCCGCAAATCCCGCGCCGTCGAGCGGCGGGATGACACCGATTATCAGACCATCTTCGCCACACGCGAAGGGGCCGTCGCGGCGCCGACGGCGGGCCTCCATTTCACCCCCGACCTGCTGGCGCGGCTCAAGGCCAAGGGGGTCGAGCAGCAGCGGGTGACGCTCCATGTCGGGGCCGGGACCTTCCTGCCGGTCAAGGTCGACGATGTATCCCAGCACAAGATGCATGCCGAATATGGCGAGATCGTGCCTGAGACGGCGGCTGCCATCAACCGCGCCAAGGCCGAGGGGCGTCGCGTCATTGCCATCGGCACCACATCCTTGCGGCTCCTCGAAAGTGCTGCGCAAGACGGCCGGCTTTTGCCCTTTGCCGCCTCCACGGATATCTTCATCACGCCCGGATTCAGGTTCCAGATCGCCGACATGCTCATGACCAATTTCCACCTGCCGAAATCGACCTTGTTCATGCTGGTCTGTGCCTTCGCAGGCGAGGCGCGCATGAAGGCCGCCTATGAACATGCGATTGGCAGCGGCTATCGGTTCTTCTCCTATGGCGATGCCTCATTGCTGGAGCGCGCATCATGA
- a CDS encoding queuosine precursor transporter, producing MTATAPGALSNRHSTLFVVVVALFVTDLIISNVIAVKAINIAGYSLQAADLIFPITYILGDVLTEVYGYARARRAIWVGFGCNLFAVAAITLGQALPADPSWTDQSAYDAILGSQSRILAASFAAYLVGEFVNSYILAKMKVWTKGRFLWARTIGSTLFGQGCDTAIFLTIAFYGDWPSELLYAVILNQWLFKVGYETLATPFTYLIVGKLKRAEGIDVYDTQTRFSPFAVRD from the coding sequence ATGACCGCAACCGCGCCCGGCGCGCTCTCCAACCGCCACTCGACCCTGTTCGTCGTCGTGGTCGCCCTGTTCGTGACCGACCTCATCATCTCGAATGTGATCGCCGTGAAGGCGATCAATATCGCCGGCTATTCGCTGCAGGCGGCAGACCTCATCTTCCCCATCACCTATATCCTCGGTGACGTACTGACCGAGGTCTATGGCTATGCCCGGGCGCGCCGCGCGATCTGGGTCGGCTTTGGCTGCAACCTCTTTGCCGTGGCCGCCATCACGCTTGGCCAGGCGCTCCCCGCCGATCCCAGCTGGACCGACCAATCGGCCTATGACGCGATCCTGGGGTCACAGTCACGCATCCTCGCCGCCTCCTTCGCCGCCTATCTGGTGGGCGAGTTCGTCAACTCCTACATCCTTGCCAAGATGAAGGTCTGGACCAAGGGTCGCTTCCTCTGGGCCCGCACCATCGGCTCGACGCTCTTCGGGCAAGGGTGCGACACGGCGATCTTCCTCACCATCGCCTTCTATGGCGATTGGCCGAGCGAATTGCTCTATGCCGTCATCCTCAACCAGTGGCTCTTCAAGGTCGGCTACGAGACGCTGGCCACACCCTTCACCTATCTCATCGTGGGGAAGCTGAAGCGCGCCGAGGGCATCGACGTCTACGACACCCAAACCCGCTTCTCTCCATTCGCCGTCCGCGACTGA
- a CDS encoding calcium-binding protein, translating to MAAGSRKLIKQTMYDLDIGGTTTFAAGVIDWGEGGDDLLVGGNRTNDWLYGGAGDDGITGNGGNDTLIGGDGADLLHGGSGSDTIVYAGSDEAVSIDLQGHSGAGGEAEGDTIWEVENIVGSAHHDWLMGDGLGNYIQGGDGHDTIYGRSGDDYLDGGADDDTLQGDAGNDTLWGGDGADTMRGGSGDDTLYGGAGDDRIYGNDGADLIIGGAGFDEMSGGGGADTFVFHGDALDGLDIITDFNPAEDILRLVGVSGPDDWQDALVHTDQDGFVVITFPGSSVTLEGTNLGQVGTLAELDALINIEYAP from the coding sequence ATGGCGGCAGGTTCGCGGAAGCTGATCAAGCAGACGATGTACGATCTGGATATTGGCGGCACGACGACGTTTGCTGCCGGTGTCATCGACTGGGGCGAGGGTGGTGATGATCTGCTGGTCGGCGGCAATCGCACCAATGACTGGCTTTATGGCGGCGCCGGCGACGATGGCATCACCGGCAACGGCGGCAACGATACATTGATCGGTGGCGATGGCGCCGATCTCCTCCATGGCGGTTCAGGCAGCGACACGATCGTCTATGCGGGTTCGGATGAGGCCGTCTCCATCGATCTGCAAGGGCATAGCGGGGCCGGGGGCGAGGCCGAGGGCGACACCATCTGGGAGGTCGAGAACATCGTCGGCTCGGCCCATCACGACTGGCTGATGGGTGACGGGCTCGGCAACTATATCCAGGGTGGCGACGGTCACGACACCATCTATGGCCGCAGCGGGGACGATTATCTCGATGGCGGCGCCGACGATGACACGTTGCAGGGCGATGCCGGCAACGACACGCTATGGGGCGGTGATGGGGCCGACACCATGCGCGGCGGCAGCGGTGACGACACGCTCTATGGCGGCGCCGGCGACGATAGGATCTATGGCAATGACGGCGCCGACCTCATCATCGGCGGCGCCGGGTTCGATGAAATGAGCGGCGGTGGCGGCGCTGACACCTTCGTATTCCACGGCGATGCCCTCGACGGTCTCGACATCATCACCGATTTCAATCCGGCGGAGGACATCTTGCGTCTCGTCGGCGTGAGCGGCCCCGACGATTGGCAGGACGCGCTGGTTCACACCGACCAGGACGGCTTCGTCGTCATCACCTTCCCCGGCAGCAGTGTCACCTTGGAAGGTACCAATCTTGGCCAGGTCGGCACGCTGGCCGAACTCGATGCGCTGATCAATATCGAATACGCACCCTGA
- a CDS encoding DMT family transporter, whose amino-acid sequence MGEAVSLRRMTQSAPLPRWQALALIAALSLIWGYNWVMMKVAVTYAPPFAFAALRFLGGAVVLMATLKLMGRSLRFRELAPRWRVITLIGLLQTAFCFGLITWALSTGTAGRSAVLNYTMPLWVLVFSVLLLKEKVPGAQWGAAALALVGIVLISIAGGKSGSLPAVMLALGAGLTWGLGVVVTKRAMRVAPMDPLALTAWQMLAGAIAMCAVALIVPEGPIDWSPGFITALLYNIGPATPLAYVIWFTLLNRLDAGLASLGILLTPLLGLLLSTLQLGERPGLVEGVGMGLILLAIAGLGWVSGRQARKNRPA is encoded by the coding sequence GTGGGCGAAGCCGTTAGTCTGCGGCGCATGACGCAATCCGCCCCTCTCCCCCGCTGGCAAGCGCTGGCCCTTATCGCTGCCCTCTCGCTCATCTGGGGTTATAACTGGGTGATGATGAAGGTGGCGGTGACCTATGCGCCACCCTTTGCCTTTGCCGCCTTGCGCTTCCTGGGTGGCGCCGTCGTGCTGATGGCGACCTTGAAGCTGATGGGTCGCTCGCTGCGCTTTCGCGAGCTGGCCCCCCGCTGGCGCGTCATCACGTTGATCGGCCTGCTGCAGACGGCCTTCTGCTTTGGCCTGATCACCTGGGCGCTGTCGACGGGGACCGCGGGGCGCAGCGCTGTGCTCAATTACACCATGCCGCTTTGGGTGCTGGTCTTCTCGGTGCTGCTGCTGAAGGAAAAGGTGCCGGGCGCGCAATGGGGAGCGGCGGCCTTGGCTCTTGTCGGCATCGTGTTGATCTCGATCGCCGGCGGCAAGTCCGGCTCGCTCCCGGCCGTCATGCTGGCACTGGGGGCCGGGCTCACCTGGGGTCTTGGCGTCGTCGTCACCAAGCGGGCGATGCGCGTCGCCCCCATGGATCCGCTGGCGCTTACCGCCTGGCAGATGCTGGCGGGCGCCATTGCCATGTGCGCCGTGGCGCTGATCGTGCCGGAAGGGCCGATCGACTGGTCGCCGGGCTTCATCACGGCGCTACTCTATAACATCGGGCCGGCGACACCGCTCGCCTATGTCATCTGGTTCACGCTGCTCAATCGCCTGGATGCGGGGCTGGCCTCGCTCGGCATCCTGCTCACCCCGCTCCTTGGGCTTCTTCTCTCGACCCTGCAACTGGGTGAGAGGCCGGGGCTTGTCGAAGGGGTGGGGATGGGGCTTATCCTGTTGGCGATTGCCGGGTTGGGCTGGGTCAGCGGGCGGCAGGCGCGGAAGAACCGCCCCGCCTGA